From Lepisosteus oculatus isolate fLepOcu1 chromosome 8, fLepOcu1.hap2, whole genome shotgun sequence, one genomic window encodes:
- the LOC102699086 gene encoding probable G-protein coupled receptor 132: protein MSKEVAMNVSCQLPYEHDRIPLVILYSAVVIIGLPANLATVYLTFLQVLRKNVLGIYLLSLSLCDLMYLCTLPLWTIYVTTGHVWHWNSMACKVTGYVFFNNMYISIFLLCCVSVDRYVAVAYAVESRGLRRQKHAGIITCIICVIVAVGHCPVFIMKEGETEGKEKKCFEPGQNTAMVTGFNYARFFIGFFIPLIILVATNRSILANIQASDGLQQRQKVKVKYLAITVIVLFLVCFAPYHIILLLRAVMFHFTESGSCDFEIQVYTPYTISLGLSTFNSAMNPILYVLASDNIRKEIRRGLSGLRSQPRCTDSSLPKIQNSKNSDVPMRENNST from the coding sequence ATGAGTAAGGAGGTGGCCATGAATGTGAGCTGTCAACTGCCTTACGAGCACGACAGGATCCCCTTGGTCATCCTGTACAGCGCCGTGGTCATTATCGGACTCCCAGCGAACCTGGCGACGGTCTACCTCACATTTCTGCAGGTTCTGAGAAAGAACGTGCTGGGAATTTACCTCCTGAGCCTGTCCCTGTGTGACCTAATGTATCTGTGCACGTTGCCTTTGTGGACAATATACGTCACCACCGGTCACGTTTGGCACTGGAACTCCATGGCCTGCAAGGTGACGGGCTACGTGTTCTTCAACAACATGTACATCAGCATTTTCCTGCTGTGCTGCGTCTCTGTGGACCGCTATGTGGCGGTGGCGTACGCTGTGGAGTCCAGGGGTCTGAGGCGACAGAAGCACGCTGGGATCATCACCTGTATCATCTGTGTGATCGTGGCGGTCGGACACTGCCCTGTCTTCATCATGAAAGAAGGGGAAACGGAAGGGAAGGAGAAGAAGTGCTTTGAGCCTGGGCAGAACACAGCAATGGTGACAGGGTTCAACTACGCCCGGTTCTTCATCGGCTTCTTCATTCCCCTGATCATCCTAGTCGCCACGAACCGCTCCATTCTCGCAAACATTCAGGCCAGTGATGGGCTGCAACAGAGGCAGAAGGTGAAGGTGAAGTACTTGGCTATCACCGTGATAGTCCTCTTCCTGGTGTGCTTCGCTCCCTACCACATCATTCTCTTACTTAGGGCAGTCATGTTTCACTTCACAGAGAGCGGCAGCTGTGACTTTGAGATTCAGGTGTACACACCCTACACGATCTCCCTGGGGCTGTCCACCTTCAACAGCGCCATGAACCCCATCCTCTACGTCCTGGCCAGCGACAACATCCGCAAGGAGATCCGGCGAGGCCTGTCGGGCCTGAGGAGCCAACCCAGATGCACTGACAGCAGTCTGCCCAAAATACAGAACTCCAAAAACTCTGATGTCCCAATGCGCGAAAACAACAGCACATGA